The Kiritimatiellia bacterium DNA segment GCACCAACGCGGTGCAGGTGTTGCCGGAACTCCGCCGGCTGCTGCAGGAGGGGCGGGCGAGCGAGCGGCAGGGGCTGGAGAAGATCGCCGCGGCAGAGAGGCTGGCCGCCGCCGGGCGCGCGGAGGAGGCGCGGTCGCTGAACGCGGACGCGGAATCGCTGCTGAAGGCCGCGCGCGCGAAACAAGCCCAGGCGGAAGAACTCGCGATGCGCGGCTTCATGAGCGATCCGCTTCGCCAGATGGCCTATCAGCCCTGTGGCGACCTGTGGCTCGAGCAACCCGTTCCCGCCGAAGTGGCTGACTACCGGCGCTGGCTCGATCTTGATGGTGCGATCTGCGCGACCGAGTTTGCGGCCGGCGGCGTCCGGTTCCTCCGCGAGGTGTTCGCGTCGTATCCCGCCCGGGCGATTGTGGTCCGCTGGCGATCGGAGCCGCCGGGTCGGGTGGCGTGTCGCGTGCGGCTCTCCTCACCGCACCCTCGAGCAACGGTGGTCGTCGAGGACGCCCATCGTGTGGTGCTGCGTGGCGAGGTGGCCGAGGGCGGCGTTCGATTTGAGGCCCATGCCCACGTGGACGCTCGTGGCGGGAAGGTTCGCGCCACGGAAGATGCGGTGTGCGTGGAGGAGGCCGATGAGCTGGTAGTGCGCCTGGTGGCCGCCACCAATGTTCGCAACTGGAAGGACATTTCCGGCGATCCCACGCAGCTCTGTCGGCAGCGGCTGGAGGCGGTGGCGGGCAAGTCGTGGGATGCGCTGCTCGCCGAGCACCAGGCGGACCATCGGGCGCTGTTCCGGCGCGTCGCTCTCGACCTCGGGCCGCCCGCGGTGCCCGGCCGGCCCACGGATGAGCGTCTGGCTGCGTTCCGACAACAGTTCGATCCCGAGCTGCTTGCGCTGCTGTTCCAGTACGGGCGGTATTTGCTGATCGCCTGCAGTCGTCCGGGCGGTCAGCCGGCAAACCTGCAGGGGATGTGGAACGAACTGCGCAACCCGCCGTGGGGCAGCAAATACACCTGCAACATCAATACCGAAATGAACTACTGGCCCGCACTGCCGGCAAACCTGGCGGAGTGCCAGCAGCCGCTGTTCGATGCGCTCAGTGAGCTGGCCGAGTCGGGGCGTGTCACCGCGCGGGAACACTACGGCGCGCGAGGATGGGTGCTGCACCACAACTTCGACCTCTGGCGGGGCACCGCGCCGATCAACCACGCCAACCATGGCATCTGGCTCACCGGCGGCGCATGGCTCGCGCTGCACATGTGGGACCACGTGCTGTTCACCGGGGATCTCACGTTTCTTCGCGAGCGCGCCTGGCCGGTGCTGCGGGAGGCGGCGCTCTTCTTCGTGGATACGCTGGTGGATGATCCGTTCACCGGCTGGCTCATCAGTGGCCCGTCGAATTCGCCGGAACAGGGGGGGCTCGTCATGGGTCCCACCATGGATCACCAGATCATCCGGCGGTTGTTCCATGCGGTTCTCGAGGCGGATGCGGCGCTCGGCGGTGTCGATCCCGGCCTCACCGCTCGGCTTCGCAGTCTGCTGCCCCGCATCGCACCGAATCAGATTGGTCGGCATGGCCAGCTCCAGGAATGGCTCGAGGACAAGGACGATCCGCGCAACCAGCACCGCCACGTATCGCATCTTTGGGGTCTTCACCCTGGCGATGACATCACGTGGGTCGAGTCCAATCTGTGGGCGGCAGCCCGGCAATCGCTGATCTTCCGCGGCGATGCCGCCACCGGCTGGTCGATGGGATGGAAGATCAATCTCTGGGCGCGCCTGCTGAACGGCGACCGCGCGATGGTGATCATCCGAAACCTGGTCGAACCGGTGCGGCCCGGAAAGGGCGGGCTGTACCCCAATCTGTTCGACGCGCATCCGCCGTTCCAGATTGACGGCAACTTCGGCTACACCGCGGGCGTGGTGGAAATGTTGCTGCAGAGCCATGTGCGCGCCTCTCGGGCCGGCCTGACGGCGGCCGGCTCCGCGGAGGACGGGTTTCTGGTGCATTTGCTGCCCGCACTGCCCTCCGAATGGCGAGATGGCACCGTGCGCGGATTGCGCGCGCGTGGCGGCGTCGAAGTGGACATTCGTTGGGCCGAAGGGCGGCTGCGCGGGGCCACGCTGCGCCGCCCTTCCGGCCGCTCCACCTGGGTGCGCCATGGCGAACGAATTCGCCGAGTGCCCGCTGAAGCTGGTCCGCTCGTTGCGCTGGATGGCGAGCTGAATGTGGCGCCGACTCGCTAGCCTTCTGCTCGGCGCGGCGCCGGCCGCGTTTGCCGGTGACGGGCTTCGTTCCTACCCCTTCCTTTTCGCAGAGGGGACGGAGCTGCCTCTGACGATGCGGCAGGTCAATGAGAATTTTCTGTCAGTGCACCGCCTCGCACTGCGGTCCCTCGGCGACGCGTACGACGCGCCCGCTCTGCGCCTTGTTCACCTTGGTGTGGACGCGCTGCTGTTGCTACCACTCACCCATGAGGAAGCGCACCGGTCGGTGTTGAGCTCGAAGCACATCGGCTCGGTTTCGCAGCCGTGGTTTGGACCGGATGGCACGGCTCGCGTGGTCGGCGTGCGGGATGAGACGTTGCGCGACCTGCGGGACCGCGATCTGCCGACGTTCATCCGGCTGCACACGGCCGGGCTAGAGTCCGACGCGCGGATCTGTCTGGCTGCCGAAACGCTCGCCGCGTGGGGTGAGGAACGTACGGAACTGCTATGGACCGACCACGCGGTTCGCCGCCTTTCACTGATGGGCTATCTGGCGAGCGGCCTGCTGCGGTGGAATCCAGACATCGCGGAGGAAAAGGACGAGCTGGACCGCGACATCGTGGGGCACGACGTGTACGGTGCCGCCCGCCATCTGCATCGGCCCTCGATGCCGTTCCGCCGTTACACGGAATGGTCGGACCTCACGGAGGAGGAGCGACGTTTCGTGCGGCGGGTCGGCTGGCGATCGCTGGCGAATCTCGGCTCGCCGCTCTTGTGGGGGAAAGCGGCGTGGGAATGGACGGAGGGGCGGCCGGTGGCCGCGTCAGTCGCGCACGGGCTGACGCCGTTTGGAGACGCCCTGGAGCTCAGCGTGTGGGGCGCGCGAGTCGGCGCGTGGGGACTGCATGCGTACGGCCGGGCGATGCAGAACCGACGCGCGTGGTTCCCAGCCGCCGGGCTGCGGTGGGCGGATCTTTCCCAGACCCGCATCGCGCTCGCTGACGTGGCCGTTCACCTCTGGCGCCAGCCCGACAACCTTCTGTTCAACACGAGGAGGGGAGAGTGGGGTGGGGCGCTGGAGGCGACCGTCCGGCTTCGGGTGGCCCGACCAACCGATCGCACGGTCCTCCGCCTGGATCTGGGGGTCCTGGCGAAGACGCGGGGCTATCTGCCAGAAGCGACCGGACTCAGATCTGCGGTTCTGCCCCGCTTGGGGTGTTCCCTCGTCTTCTGACTGCGCGGCCGGCACTGCGTTATCCCGCAGGACGCCGTCGCATGGAGGGCCGACGGGTTGGAAACGCCGAGGACGGCACCGTGATCAGGCCGCCTTTCTCGCGTGCTTCGCCTGGCTCCAGTGCGGATCGCTTCCGCCGCTTCGCCCGATCGCCGCCTGCATGTCGAGAGGGCCCTCACATCGGCGAGGGGGTATCGCGGCTGCCCAGCGCGAACGCGATGCCGAACCGTTGAGCCGGTCGTCGCCCGCGCGGGTTTGGACCGGCCATCACCACGGATCGTCGTTGCGGGCCGCGCGATCGCGGCGGCCTTCGCGCCGACAGAACCGGCACCCGTGATCCCCACGTCTTCGCCTGGCAGTGGCCATGGTGGCGCGGTGCGCGCCGCTTGGCCCAACGGGCCGAAAACGGCCAACGAGTCGGTTGGTACCCGCAAGTCTGTCGGTCAGATGTGGCGCGGCAGCGGACTGGCCTCATCGGAGAAAGATTGGGGCCGACTCCCTCCAATCCCACTGCGAGCGTGACTGTGGAAACGGGAACGAGCCGCAAGGCGGTTCCAGCGGTGAGCGCCTACGAGATGCCCCTTCCCCGCGGACCATTTTGGCGGGACGGAGGTCGCGTACGCTCACCCTCACCTTCTCCGCCACAGCGACCAACTGGTCGCCGATGATCAGCGGAGCAGGAAGGGGCGCCACCGCCTCAGCATTCCACACGTGCATAGGTCCATGGCGCAGATGGCCGTCTTCAGACCATAGATGAGGACCTCCTTCCGAAGGGGTGGAGCGCACTGTTGTTTGGCATTCCGTTTGGTGCCATGCCGGGCGGGTTGGCG contains these protein-coding regions:
- a CDS encoding glycoside hydrolase N-terminal domain-containing protein — encoded protein: MNRVSVFVISLIVAGRMVPPCAAAGEGLRLGEQGPLYTVSSPELDLTDEVTLEAWIRADPMDAAGGRILDKSVPGTSQGYMLDTHPGNSLRLLNLKGMCRYPARLSADRWIHVAGVYSVSQRLMRLYVDGRDVARYESGEFPRMSRSAVPLCVGADPGGGHRFRGAILRAAVYRRALTAEELSARAASADAPPVAGALGDWSFPPDSPPEIRPRAGTLVLRRDALSARPFSGEFRGEAPPPPFSLCLWYRRPAVVWTEALPIGGGHLGGMVFGDPAVERVQFNEHTVWTGQPRLYARTNAVQVLPELRRLLQEGRASERQGLEKIAAAERLAAAGRAEEARSLNADAESLLKAARAKQAQAEELAMRGFMSDPLRQMAYQPCGDLWLEQPVPAEVADYRRWLDLDGAICATEFAAGGVRFLREVFASYPARAIVVRWRSEPPGRVACRVRLSSPHPRATVVVEDAHRVVLRGEVAEGGVRFEAHAHVDARGGKVRATEDAVCVEEADELVVRLVAATNVRNWKDISGDPTQLCRQRLEAVAGKSWDALLAEHQADHRALFRRVALDLGPPAVPGRPTDERLAAFRQQFDPELLALLFQYGRYLLIACSRPGGQPANLQGMWNELRNPPWGSKYTCNINTEMNYWPALPANLAECQQPLFDALSELAESGRVTAREHYGARGWVLHHNFDLWRGTAPINHANHGIWLTGGAWLALHMWDHVLFTGDLTFLRERAWPVLREAALFFVDTLVDDPFTGWLISGPSNSPEQGGLVMGPTMDHQIIRRLFHAVLEADAALGGVDPGLTARLRSLLPRIAPNQIGRHGQLQEWLEDKDDPRNQHRHVSHLWGLHPGDDITWVESNLWAAARQSLIFRGDAATGWSMGWKINLWARLLNGDRAMVIIRNLVEPVRPGKGGLYPNLFDAHPPFQIDGNFGYTAGVVEMLLQSHVRASRAGLTAAGSAEDGFLVHLLPALPSEWRDGTVRGLRARGGVEVDIRWAEGRLRGATLRRPSGRSTWVRHGERIRRVPAEAGPLVALDGELNVAPTR